Proteins from a genomic interval of Cucumis melo cultivar AY chromosome 7, USDA_Cmelo_AY_1.0, whole genome shotgun sequence:
- the LOC103502508 gene encoding transcription factor PIF4-like has translation MNYCFPDWNFEGDLPPAKKSTGPEHDDLVELLWRNGQVVLQSQKAKKSSLIANEVRQFQKQNQPLYRSNVSCGNSSNLIQDDETVSWIQDPLDDSFEKEFCSNFFSELPPADPIDIVKQPIKHFQDDKQTRFGAFDTSTHVTFGNSVKKSSKPPAALAEFPMNTMPPPRFQFQDSSRQNKDLGDLGKLVNFSQVPAPPLKGDLGSSNGGKESGNLIQGEGRDCSAMTVGSSHCGSNQVPNPNDLDLSRVSTSGFRNAGLSAGLSKEDNRKLVAQGERDKTETMDPTATSSSGGSGSSMDRSRTIGQSTGGNSNKRKGRDGEESECQSETAELESAEGNKTAPRSGSSRRTRAAEVHNLSERRRRERINEKMKALQELIPHCNKTDKASMLDEAIEYLKSLQLQLQVMWMGSGMAPMMFPSVQHYMSRMAMGMGMAQPSMPSIHNSMQLPRVPMVDQSVSVAPTPNQPMMCQPQMFNPMNYQNQMQNPALQEQYARLMGFHHMQPASQPINVFRFCPSAVLQSQPAAAPGPASGPTAGGSITNDIVNGNLG, from the exons ATGAATTATTGCTTTCCTGATTGGAATTTTGAGGGTGACCTTCCCCCAGCTAAGAAATCAACGGG ACCTGAACATGATGATCTTGTGGAACTTTTATGGAGAAATGGTCAAGTGGTCTTACAAAGCCAAAAAGCtaaaaaatcaagtttaatTGCTAATGAAGTAAGGCAATTTCAAAAACAGAATCAACCACTTTACAGGAGTAATGTGTCTTGTGGAAATTCAAGCAATTTGATTCAAGATGATGAGACAGTCTCTTGGATACAAGATCCGCTTGATGATTCGTTCGAGAAGGAATTTTGTTCCAATTTCTTCTCCGAATTGCCACCTGCTGATCCCATCGACATTGTTAAGCAGCCTATCAAACATTTCCAAGATGACAAGCAAACAAGATTTGGTGCCTTTGATACTTCTACTCATGTTACTTTTGGGAATTCTGTGAAGAAAAGCTCGAAGCCGCCTGCAGCTCTTGCAGAGTTCCCTATGAACACGATGCCTCCTCCGAGATTTCAGTTTCAAGATTCGTCACGTCAGAACAAAGATTTAGGAGATTTAGGAAAATTGGTGAATTTTTCTCAAGTTCCTGCGCCTCCCTTGAAGGGTGACTTGGGATCATCAAATGGGGGGAAAGAGTCTGGAAACTTGATACAGGGAGAAGGAAGAGATTGTTCGGCAATGACAGTTGGTTCGAGCCATTGTGGTAGCAATCAAGTTCCTAATCCAAATGACCTTGATTTGAGCCGAGTTTCAACAAGTGGTTTTCGAAATGCTGGTTTATCTGCTGGTCTCTCCAAGGAAGATAATAGAAAGTTGGTTGCACAAGGTGAGAGGGACAAAACTGAGACCATGGATCCAACTGCCACTTCATCCTCAGGCGGTTCGGGAAGTAGTATGGATAGAAGTAGAACAATTGGACAATCTACTGGAGGTAACAGCAACAAAAGAAAAGGCCGAGACGGAGAAGAATCCGAGTGCCAAAGTGAG ACTGCTGAACTCGAATCTGCTGAGGGAAACAAGACAGCTCCACGATCTGGATCTTCTCGCAGGACCCGTGCTGCTGAAGTGCATAACCTTTCAGAAAGG AGGAGAAGAGAAAGGATAAACGAAAAGATGAAAGCACTGCAAGAACTCATTCCACACTGTAATAAG ACTGACAAAGCTTCAATGCTAGATGAAgctattgaatatttgaagtcACTTCAATTACAACTACAG GTAATGTGGATGGGAAGTGGGATGGCGCCCATGATGTTTCCCAGCGTTCAACATTACATGTCTCGAATGGCTATGGGCATGGGTATGGCCCAACCTTCAATGCCTTCAATTCACAACTCGATGCAATTACCTCGGGTCCCGATGGTCGATCAATCAGTTTCAGTGGCTCCAACACCAAACCAACCTATGATGTGCCAACCGCAAATGTTCAACCCGATGAATTATCAAAATCAGATGCAGAATCCCGCTTTGCAAGAGCAATATGCTCGTCTAATGGGATTCCATCATATGCAACCTGCCTCACAG CCCATAAATGTGTTCAGATTTTGTCCCTCAGCAGTCTTGCAGAGTCAACCTGCAGCAGCACCTGGCCCTGCTAGTGGTCCTACTGCTGGAGGATCTATAACCAATGATATTGTAAATGGAAATTTGG GTTGA